Genomic window (Nymphaea colorata isolate Beijing-Zhang1983 chromosome 1, ASM883128v2, whole genome shotgun sequence):
CCCGACTCTGCATATCGCCCGCCGCTCGTTCCCCAAGGGCTTCTCGTTCTTCTTACCGCTCAggtagctctctctttctctctcgatTGAGGGAAGCCTGCCGGCAGCCCTCGCCTCTCTCTCCCATCCTCTCGCTCTGGAGTGAGGGCCGACGGCagccttctcctctctctctctctctcgattgagAGTCTGTGTGTGCTTCGAGGCTTATGCGTTGCCTCATGATAGGCGCAACCCCTTGCTTTGCCTCATTGTATTGAATAACATTGCTTCTTGTTTCtgctccccctttttttttatttatttacagtGGCTTCTTGGAGCACTCCGACTGCTAGGACTTGTAGGATTTTACTGCTTGGGAATCGAACCGGCGAAGAAGATGCTGAGGCGAAACATCCGTCTAAGGAGAGAGTACCTCTATAGGAAGAGCTTGGAAGGAAAAGAGAGGCTGCTCTACGAGAAGAAGCGGAAGATCAGAGAAGCCCTTGAAGGTTTATCTTGTACCCCTCAGCAcccgtcttttttttttttcttttttgcttagTCTATTTTTGCATTCATGTTTGCTATGGGATGTCAAATTCTCTCACGTCTGCGGGTTTGTGAGTCTTCTGTTTGCTTCATTCTTATTCTCCTGATGTCATTGATGCCTAATTCTCCTTCTCACCTGCCTCCTCATTTTTCTTATTGATATGGGAATGCACTTCAATGTGTGCTTGAAGGAACCAATGGTAATGCTCCTCCTGTGTAGGAACTTTCTGCACCAAATTTAAGAAGGCGATGAAAGTATATCATCTGTCGGGGCCTTGAGGGAATTTATATCGTTATGTTTGTTTGCATGCCTCTTCGCAATAATAATGGATTTGTGTCATTTTTTAACTGACAAAAAATTGGTTGAATAATGTATTGTGTTTGCTGCTGATGTCCATACTCTTGTACTGCCAAATTTCATGTGTCGATGGAGCACTATCAAATATAGCATGCACCGTGGAGGAAGAGATGAGGAGTAGGATTGAAAACATAAAGACCAACTTGAGCTTGCATGACTAGGTGCCTAGTATCTGTATCGTTACCAGAACTTCATTTGTGCTGATTCTCCAATGAATGATTGTCATATGAGATTGTTCTTCTTGGTTATTGTTGTCACTATTCTTAGGATACTACGGGCTAAGAGGATTTAACTTAGGGTCATAGGATGTGTCTTACATTCAGACAGCTGCAATTTTTTGGTGCGCTAAGGAAGATTGACTGACTGATAATTGACTTTATTTGTTATTGAAGtttttgttcttgattgttTCCCACCTGATTGGAAAGCATGTCAATTGTCAAGGAATTGAAGGCTGCTTGacctaaaaaataacatttcgTATTCTCGCTAATCTCTGAAAGAATACTGGTGCGCAGAGAATTGGAAGGCTAGAAGCAGGTGGAATATAGTACTTTGTGTTTAGAATTTAGATATAATGATACAGGTCACACATGTCGTCAAATAGAAGGTAGTTTTGGTAAATAATTTTCCTTGAGTGtgtcatcatttttcttttcttttattctggTTTAGCAGTTAAATGTGATAGGTAACAGTGATACTGTACATATTGAATTTTTAGTTTATAACGCCTTAGAAcatttcttgctttagtttttttcaaatttcttcttGGAGCCACACTTTAGTTATGATGGCTGTTGTATCTATTTATCCTCATTGCAGAAGGAAAGCCAATTCCAACAGAGCTTCGAAATGAAGAAGCAGCATTACGTCAGGAAATTGATCTTGAGGATGAACAGACGGCAGGTTGTATTCCCACCTCTCTGCATTATTCATGTAAAAGTTgacatgaagaaaaaggaaagaacaataagaaaaaatgttttttttgggGGTGGGGATGGAAAAAATAGGGCaaaagaagtagaagaaaatgGAGgggtaaaaaaaatttcacatcatGTTTTTTTACTTGAGTCTTTGGGTGGCCCAGTAGTTCAAGAGGTGGCTGCATATGGCCTGGGTGTGCTTAGCTACTAAAACTGCCTGATTCAGTGCTGACCACCACCTTACTAGTTAGTACGTTAATTACCTTAACCTGCATCataaaattcatattttgaGACAGGATAAGATGAACAACTCATAAGCATTTGGCAGGATAATGCTTactaaattatgaaaaacggaAAAACTTGTGTTGAACTCAATTTGTATAGCATCACACTTAAATCTGATTAAACAATGTTGAAGTCACCTTAATTAAGGGCATACTACCATAAGCTTTGTATTCCTAGGcttatctgaatctgaactatTTAGTTTCATTATTGGGATCAGTGCCAAGAAGTCACATTGATGATGAATATGCTAATGCCGCTGAAAGGGATCCAAAGATTTTACTGACAACATCTCGTGATCCTAGTAGCCGTCTTGTACAGTTTGTGAAGGTTAGATTGCGACTAgtttgtttgaaatttaaatggGCCAGTTCATGCTAATACTGATTGTTGTACATAATAATATTAACTTTGTCGTGCCTGTGCAACAGGAACTTAAATTCATTTTTCCTAATGCACAGAGAATAAATCGTGGCAATCAGGTTAGTTTTTGAGATTTGGCGAGTAGGGTTTATACTCTGATTACCATTTCAATTGACTATACCAATCAAGAAACCTAGACCTgtggatatatgatatttcaAGTGAAATATGCTCCACAACTCATTTTTCTGCAGGTTATATCAGAAATTGTTGAGACTTGTCGCACATATGATTTTACAGATATCATCATGGTGCATGAACATCGTGGTGAACCTGATGGCTTGGTTGTATGTCATCTGCCTTTTGGTCCTACTGCATATTTTGGATTGCTCAACGTGGTATTGTAAGCTGCAtcctattttatttatttttgcatCAGTATGTTAGTATTATTGGCAATTTTTATATCTAGAAGTGCATCTGATGTGTTCAACTTGACCGGTACACTGTCATCAGGTAACGAGACATGACATTAAAGACAAGAAATCTGTCGGAACAATGTCTGAGGCCTTTCCCCATCTGATTCTTCATAATTTTTCAACTAAGGTACAGTCATAAGATAATCCATGTCTTAAAAGCCGTTTAAAATTAGCCTTCTTCTTCAAGGCTCTTGTATGCTTTGTGCTGGTCCGAGCCTTGAAACTGTGGTTTTCTATCTGTTGGAATCATGCAGCTTGGTCAGAGAACTGCGAACATTTTGAAGCACTTGTTTCCCGTTCCTAAACCAGATGCCAAGCGCATTATTACGTTTGCCAACCAATCTGATTATATTTCCTTCAGGTGTGGTATCTTTTATTGTTCCTTTGTCTatattcttgtttctttctaaAGTTTTATCATAGAATTTCCCCTTAGACACTAATAGTTAGTAACTTAGTAAAGTTACTGATTCTAGTGTATCtcagtaaaaaaaatacaaatagtGAGCTTGTGTATAAACTTGTTTGAACATCCTTGATTATTTGACCCATCTCCTTTTCAATTTGATTGGTGTTGGTTTGGCTTTCTCTGTTTCTCATCAGTGGAATGACGAGCTTAGTTATGAAAACGGGCACATTACTTTGTCTGTTGAGACCACCACTCAAATTATTCAGCGTGTTGTCAGTCTTGCTGAAGCACTTTCTGACAAGTAATATGCATAGGGATCTTAGACTGTATGAAccaagggtgggcatcgggccagctcGGCCCGGTTCTTACaaatcgggcccgggcccgataccCGAAACCCAGCCCAATACCCGAAACCTGGCCCCGGCCCGGcctgattttaagaaaaaactatttttaaaatataaaatatgtttttgtaatgtaaagtatatttttaataataaattatataataataataataataaaataatattttaaaattaatcgGGCCGGCCCATACCGGGCCCTCGCCGGCGGCCGGGCCCGGTGCCCACCCCTACTATGAACTATGGGATGTTGTCAACTCTGTCACCCGGCTTAAGCTATTGCATAGGAAGAGTTGTCTAGTTAAAATGGCCTTAGCAGAAAACTCTTCTGAAAGGACACGATACATGAAAGAGAAGGATTTGTTTTGCTTGAGTGTGCACCTCTCTCTCATTGAATGGTTGTTGACACAATTGTCACCATTAGATAGTTAACACATGGTAGTCTAGGTgtgtctcacacacacacacacacacacacacatatatatatatatatatatagcatatgGAGTGGAATATATATAGCATATGGAGTGGAAATACatcttaaagtttttcataagCACTTAGAGCTGGATTCTAGGATTGCTTAAGCTTGTTCTGTTAGGCTTCTGGAAGGATATATATTTCTCGTGCTGATTCTAACTGTTTTTGTTGCCATCCGATGTCCAGGCATCACACCTATGAAAAAACTGGTGGTCCAAAGTCGATTGACCTGAAGGAAGTTGGACCTCGTTTTGAGCTACGTCTTTATCAGGTGAACTTCTGTTGTATATGCATACAGGTTGCAGTCTGATATATCTTGCTGTCAGATTATTGCAGTTTTGCTTTATATCTATTGGGAACATTCTATGTTTGAGTTTGTCTTTGCTCAAGTGGTTGTTCATTTggatattttaatattttaaatttagaaTCAATGGTTGATAAAGATTGTTGCACCATCTTAAGGCACTGGTTGAGATGGCAATTTGGGGCTCGAAGATGGGAGTGGATTGTCCAATGTGCCATCCCATTCTCTCTAGGATACATGGAATAGTTATAGGATAAATTGACACTTTACACACTTGAAACTAATTTCAGGTTTGGACCAGTCCCTTACCCTCTATAGTCTATATCTTATCTATTATGACCATATGAAATCTGTTCATTTACTTCCTTAAATTCTTAAGGGTATAAAAGacttgtgctgatagatgtataaAAGGagttttcatgattttctttatcAAGAGCCTAGTTTCTGATTccaaagtgaattttttttgaagtttttcctAACTGTTTGCAGAGTAAAGCATAAGGAGCAGTACTCGGGTTGTATTATACTGTTATGTAGTTTAAATTTTATGGACTAGTTTACTATAGTTGTTTAACATTATGGACTAGTAGCCATTCACTGGATATAAGTTCTATTTTTGTGCTCAATGTTGTTTAGTTTGTAAGGACTGTGAACTGCCATTCTTGCTTACTCCAAATAGCTTGAGAAATCGATGTGGTGAATGGATTACTTATTGAAAAGCTCCTTAATTTTAAGGTATcatatattttgagaaaaagtttGCTGATGCTGTGGATTTATAGTATATGAATCCCAAAGTTATTTTCCCTTGAACCAGGCAAACTCTAAATGCTACATATGAACCCCAAGAAGCCAATGATTTATACTGAAAAGGGCAGTTTGCTGGGCacatttccaaaaaaaaaaaaaaaaaggattgctGAAGGTGGTATATGCTACTAATTTAATCCTGTTATTGATGCATTCATCATTACAAATCCAATGCCTAGGCAGGAAGATTGGAATCAGCATAATGAAGGAATCTCCATATGTAGAATTGACTACCTTTGTATACTAATATTTATTTTCCCCTTTCATTTGCAGGTCAAGTTGGGAACCGTTGATCAAAGTGAAGCCCAAAATGAGTGGGTTATCAGGCCCTATATGAATACTGCTAAGAAGCAGAAAATTCTTGGATAGCTGCTGCATCAGATTTTGATAAATGGCGTTTGGTTTTAGGCTAAGTTATTCTTTGTATCCTTGGTTCCTGTATTATAATGTAACCCAGCATGCATGAACGCTCACCAGGTACCACAATGGAGAttgttcatttttgttattaGCTGGACTGCGCATGATTATCGAAAAAAAGGGGCTCCTAGCAAAAGATTTCACTGCTTAAGATGTCCAAAAGGAGTATGTCACTCTACGAAGTCTCAGATACAAACCCCTTCAGGAAGGAATTTTAGGCTTTTAGAACGGGATCAGAATCAAATCAGCCTCCTTACAAAATTGTAGGGGAtgttagaaaaggaaaatcagaCACGTGTTACCGCTCATTTAATGATAATGTCAAAGCAGGTTTCGGAAATCGGTACATACACCTACTCTTAGATGTGTGTTTGCTGACAAACGACGACCCATATTGTTGCAATGCATAAAAAAGGTGAAGCTGAAGATATAGGTTCTTTTTCCCATTAATCTCTCCATGACACTTCGGAATCAACGTGGGCGAGGTTTTTGAACATTATTCTCTCTCCATTTTGCTGTAATATGTTCTTTCGTCTGTCTATAGATGAGGCAAATTCACCGTAGGAATTGTCGGAATATGACTTGGTGGGTGGACGACGGTTTATTACTTTTGTCTAGCGCCGTGTTTTGAGTGTGTGTTTTACTGTTCCATTTCATTGgactatttttttgaaaatcttcagATTCATAAGGGGATTGTCGCAAGGTATAAAGTTTGGTACAGCTGTGTAAGATCGTAGGTTTGCAAGCTGAGAAAGAGGAGGATCCTGTGAGAAGATAATAGAGTCTACCCGCAAACTGCGTGTAACAAATAGTATACTGAAGAATGAGCGTCTACGGTTAGGAGATCACACACTCGAAGAGCTATTTATTTAACAGAAACAAAAACCTGTGTGCGAGATAAAATTGTCGGAAACAGAAGGTGCGAGGGTTGCTCGGGTAAGGGATATCCGAAAATGGAGTAGTTGATTGTTGCATCTGCTATCGCAAATGGCTGCCACATCCGAATACTTGTAGACAAGGGTGGAGTCAAATTATGctgagggggggggggggggggggtggggtaGAAGCTCGCCTAATTTGccaaaaattatataaatacatataaaacTATGGCTTTGGAgcagtaaaatgaaaatttatatagAAATGCCCCTTCTAACTTAACACCAGTTATCATGGACCTTCAGTCCATGGAGCGTGACAGTCCTTGCCGCTGCAAGCCCATGGTGCAATTGCATATGTAGATTGCTTGAAGAACTCCGAGTTTAAACAGCTTAAGAACACAGTACATCATGAATGAGAGAAGCGAGGAGACTGAAACTTCACTTATAAGGGGACCCAGAGGTGCATATAAGAGTCCACCTGCCCAACACCCAAAGCAAGGAAATTTTCAACTACAAAAGATTACACTAATCAGTTGGAGGGTATTCCCTTATACATGAAGAAGGCTACACAACTGGATAATTTTATATGCAAGAAAAGTAGACAAAAGCACAAATATAGGCGGTCTCTCATTCAAATCGTGCGTCGTCATTGGTGTCAACTGTTTTGAGGTATATCCAACTTCCTCTAGATATTACTGCTTCATTCTGAACTCATACTCCCTTGTCAGCTCTATTTTGTTTACCCCCGTTACTAGTTTTTTGCTCCACTACTTCTTGCAGGCTGTTGTCTACCAGTCACAATTCAATGGTGAAACAACAAAAACCTAGCCCCGTTACTGGACTAATGTACTTTTAGTGACTTAGGGGGGATGTACTTGGGTAGCCGCTCTTGACAATCAATAGAAACAGAAGATAGGGACTCCTGATGCGTTCGCCATCGTGGTTGACGACCGTATAGAGGATTATATTACAAGAAATATGGAACAGCTAACAGTATAGTTCTCGTACAAAATTATGCAAGAGGCAGACTAGTGTCGACAATACAAATAACGTCGTGAAGGACGTGCTTGGTCACGCACGCGTCTGAACATGAGAAGAATGAAGCTGCATGCATTTATCATCACTACGATGAATGGCAGACCACGGAAGTGCATGATAGCTCCTCATCAATAACCCACAATCCCAATTGCCTGAGATGACCTTCAAGCACAGTTAGCTGCAGATCAGGAGACCAAAATATCATCTTCCTCCCATTAGCTAAATCATTCTTTTTTCCCTGATTGGGTGTTACTCTGTGAGCAATTTTCTCAACATCAATAGTTTTGATTGGTAGGCCACTCTCCTTCCGGAACCCCCCAATCAGTTGCGCAAAGGATAGCTTATTTAAAGACAATTTACCACCTATCACAGAATCTATTAGCTTGTGAAGAAGCTTGGACCCAGAACTCTTGAAGAATGATAGCTCCAGATCGTTTGCAGTAGCGAAATCATACTTAGCATGAAAGGATTTGGAAAATTGGTCGCCAGTAGGAATCATATTTCCACTGATCAGCCAAGCATTGTAACCTTTCTCAACGGACTTCTTTATCACATGGGCAGTAACCAGCACCTCCTTGCCCTGTTTTGATATTGCATTCCAAGAGCCTCTCTTGACATCTAGAACCAGTTTCTCAGTGTCAATAACTGGATGTCCCCTCCTAGCAAGATCATATAGAAAATTGTCACCATGACCTAGTACAATGTAGTTCTGTATATTCAGATTTTCAAAGTGGCATAGTAAATTCCTCGAGATTGCTTCTGCAACACCATACAAGCTCACAAAAATGACAGCCTTGTCTCTCTGCAGAGAATGAAGGAGAGAGCTCAGGTCATTGAGGGTCTTCACAATTCTTCCCGGAATTACTTGATTGAAGCAGTAACCATACCACTTGAGAGATCTCAAAGGCTTAATGTCCCACAAGTCCACGTCCAGGCTGCCATTAACTATCAGTTTAGAGTCAGGTCCAGCTCTTGTTCTATAGTTTACACCAGCTTCTCTGTGAGATACACTAAGAGCTCGCTCTCTCAAGAAATTGCTGTACATATTGTAGTAACCTCGGCTATGAACAAACTTAACGAACCATGGAGTCCAAATTTTGTAACCTATACTCCGATGCCACCTTGTTGTTACCATACCCTCCAGAATTGGCTGGATATTTTTCATCTTATGCATGTCATACCACAGGCGGAACTCCTTCCATGGTTTAGGGAAGAGAAGCTGTCCCCAGGTTCCAACCAGCTGGTATAATATTATGTGCTCTTCATCATCCAAGTGCACTTTGTTTCCACGTATGCCTGGCCTCAGTGAAGTAAGAGCAGTTCAACGGTCAAGCAAAAAGATAATTCATGAAGTATAAATAcagaaaaataattaacaatGTATCTTAACATGGGTCTAATATCAGAGCTGATTATGAAACCATTTCATCGAATTGATTGAAGATTATTAAGGTGCTATATGTAAAGTTAAGCTTTCAAAAAATAGATGACACCTTAGTTAAAAAGGAAGTTTACATATGAGACTTTGTAAACTATCAATCAAATTATATTGCTAATTAAATTTGTTTACTTGTGGAATGTATCCAAttaatcttcattttttatggtcGAAATAGTTATTCCTTGTTTGATGTTCGAGATAAACAAAATAACGAGGACATAAGGAATGAAATACACCATAATATTTGGATACGATTTATTCTGGTGAAAAGTTTTTCTTGCGGTTGAAATGCACCTGAGAATTCTTTTGGTACGAGAGGCCGTATAGGCGTCCGGCCTATCGCTtgaattttataataaaaaaccaTTGTAAAGATAGTTTCATTAAGGAATGCCAAATAGGGAGACACACTTACATTTGAATGTTcagcaagaaaattttgatgttctTACGTTTTAAGAATATTTTGATGTTTAGTAATAAAAAACCAATGTTCTGATGTTTTAAGAATATGTTGGTGTTTATCAACTTGAAtttgacatgaaaaataagttaattgaaattcttttcaaatttaggCATGGTTTTTTAAGTAAAACTTTCCTAGTCTTTGTTGGTCTCACATGATCCTGTGTGAgacttgaaatttgaaatatcaagcattttttgtttcattatataattgtaaatatttgttaaattttattttaaataaacgAATAATCCAATGCAGCCGATACATATAGGCTGGAACATGAGACTGACAAatcaaaatttctgaaaaacttAAATTCTTCATCAATTTAGTCTCCAGTAtactttgaaaataaaaacaggGAAGTAGACAATGAATAACTAAAAACAccaattgaattttgaaatacGGGACCAAGAATAAACCaagaaattaaaacttaaatGCTTATAGTCAAATATGCATGCCTGACGCATAACCAACGCACGGAAAGGTTGGGACAGAAAAATCAATTCCGAGGAAATGAAATCCCTGAAAAGGCGAGGACATGACAATAAAtcgaagaaagaaaagtccgagAGTTTGAATAAAAGGCGGCGGGAACAACTTCTCACCGGCGACGAATGCCGGGCGTTGCAGAGACGCGCCATAGATCGAAGGACTGTAATTCGACGACTCGTAGTAGTAAGTTGCGATCAGCCTCCTGAGGTATCGATAATAGAGGGGCGAGAGCTCCAGATCGTCCTCGACCACGAACGCGAATTCGTCGTCTGAGCTCGGCCACCATGCCTCCAGCCACTGCGCCGGCAGCCCGACGTTCCCCGTCCGGTAATGCACCAGTTTCTCCCCGAACCGCCACTCGAACCCGTCCACGAAGCTGAGCATCTTCCTCGCGGCCTCCAGCCTCTGATCCATGCTGTTCCCGGCGCCGGCGTCGGCCTTGAAGTGATCGACGAAAACGTGAAGATCAACGCGGTCGCCGTCATAATCCGCCTCCGCCAGGGATCGAAGGCAACGGATGAGGGAATCGAGCCGATTGTAGGCGAGCACCTTCACGATGAATCTGAAGCTGGAGCTGATGAGAGGCCTCGCGTTTAGGGCTCGAGCGGGGCTAGGGGTGGCGAAGAGTGGCATTCTCCGTTCGGGTTCTGATGGTGGAAAGAAGGAAGGATTGAGGTCCGCACGGTGCAGAGATAcggaaaagaaggagaagaagacgatgatgaggatgaggaaCAGGAGGAGCGGACCAGCGTTTGTCCGCACCTTTGTGGCGGTGGCGGAGCGACGGAGCATCGTCTTCGCTCTACGGAAGCGAAGATGTACGGGCAGAACCGAGGAAAAGAATAGCCGGTTCGCTAATCGTAGCGGCCGGTGCTCCAAGATGGATAGCAAACGCGGTTGATGGCGTGATTCCTTGTTGCATCTGCCAGAAACAGCTCTACCATAGATTGCAGCCACTTCGTCCTTGGAGCCGATCTCCTCCTCGGCCAACTGTTGCGAATCGTCGATGGAAAGGTCAAAGGAAGTAAAAATTAGCAACC
Coding sequences:
- the LOC116249014 gene encoding uncharacterized protein LOC116249014 translates to MLRRNIRLRREYLYRKSLEGKERLLYEKKRKIREALEEGKPIPTELRNEEAALRQEIDLEDEQTAVPRSHIDDEYANAAERDPKILLTTSRDPSSRLVQFVKELKFIFPNAQRINRGNQVISEIVETCRTYDFTDIIMVHEHRGEPDGLVVCHLPFGPTAYFGLLNVVTRHDIKDKKSVGTMSEAFPHLILHNFSTKLGQRTANILKHLFPVPKPDAKRIITFANQSDYISFRHHTYEKTGGPKSIDLKEVGPRFELRLYQVKLGTVDQSEAQNEWVIRPYMNTAKKQKILG
- the LOC116246580 gene encoding uncharacterized protein LOC116246580, with the translated sequence MSQSAVLIIYRSQLQTHHSRLLIFTSFDLSIDDSQQLAEEEIGSKDEVAAIYGRAVSGRCNKESRHQPRLLSILEHRPLRLANRLFFSSVLPVHLRFRRAKTMLRRSATATKVRTNAGPLLLFLILIIVFFSFFSVSLHRADLNPSFFPPSEPERRMPLFATPSPARALNARPLISSSFRFIVKVLAYNRLDSLIRCLRSLAEADYDGDRVDLHVFVDHFKADAGAGNSMDQRLEAARKMLSFVDGFEWRFGEKLVHYRTGNVGLPAQWLEAWWPSSDDEFAFVVEDDLELSPLYYRYLRRLIATYYYESSNYSPSIYGASLQRPAFVAGIRGNKVHLDDEEHIILYQLVGTWGQLLFPKPWKEFRLWYDMHKMKNIQPILEGMVTTRWHRSIGYKIWTPWFVKFVHSRGYYNMYSNFLRERALSVSHREAGVNYRTRAGPDSKLIVNGSLDVDLWDIKPLRSLKWYGYCFNQVIPGRIVKTLNDLSSLLHSLQRDKAVIFVSLYGVAEAISRNLLCHFENLNIQNYIVLGHGDNFLYDLARRGHPVIDTEKLVLDVKRGSWNAISKQGKEVLVTAHVIKKSVEKGYNAWLISGNMIPTGDQFSKSFHAKYDFATANDLELSFFKSSGSKLLHKLIDSVIGGKLSLNKLSFAQLIGGFRKESGLPIKTIDVEKIAHRVTPNQGKKNDLANGRKMIFWSPDLQLTVLEGHLRQLGLWVIDEELSCTSVVCHSS